In the Mycobacterium adipatum genome, one interval contains:
- a CDS encoding discoidin domain-containing protein produces MGTDIDENDLPVDHSWDNRRLILASLAPRSATRPARRGTPLDGDPTPPGGPDRTRKPGLFSRGMRVSGRAVSAGGRAFNNRVPRENRARVAIMTVAAVAILLVALAAVNYLTTDVNPPAPATPATAAPPPPPSQAPLNRDTILSGATASDVCPRDPNYSDANRAFDSDFNTAWVCTRVKNQDGQQIQIDFGRQVTLTQIRIIGGFDATAPDGTDQWAKHRIVTKLEVYFPKDLRRDPVTIDTGGARDWRFIALNPPATLSKLLIRIAETSPPPQPATPTSETASPNPDEVTSVAMSEIQFIGTDGHSPPA; encoded by the coding sequence ATGGGCACAGACATCGACGAAAACGACCTGCCGGTCGATCACAGCTGGGACAACCGGCGCCTGATCCTGGCGTCGCTGGCCCCACGCTCAGCCACGCGCCCGGCCCGCCGCGGCACCCCCCTCGACGGCGATCCCACCCCTCCCGGCGGCCCGGACCGAACCCGCAAACCCGGACTATTCAGCCGCGGAATGCGGGTCTCCGGCCGCGCCGTGTCCGCCGGCGGACGTGCCTTCAACAACCGGGTACCGCGAGAGAACCGCGCCCGCGTGGCCATCATGACCGTCGCCGCCGTCGCGATCCTGTTGGTCGCCCTGGCAGCCGTCAACTACCTCACCACCGACGTCAATCCACCAGCACCGGCGACGCCAGCCACCGCGGCTCCACCGCCACCTCCCAGCCAGGCACCGCTCAACCGCGACACGATCTTGTCCGGGGCCACCGCCTCCGACGTCTGCCCCCGAGACCCCAACTACTCAGACGCCAACCGCGCGTTCGACAGCGACTTCAACACCGCATGGGTGTGCACCCGCGTCAAGAACCAGGACGGGCAGCAGATCCAGATCGACTTCGGCCGACAAGTCACCCTGACTCAGATCCGCATCATCGGCGGCTTTGATGCCACCGCACCCGACGGCACCGACCAGTGGGCCAAGCACCGCATCGTCACCAAACTCGAGGTGTATTTCCCGAAAGACCTCAGGCGGGACCCCGTGACAATCGACACGGGTGGCGCCCGCGACTGGCGGTTCATCGCCCTTAACCCGCCGGCCACCCTCAGCAAACTACTTATCCGCATCGCTGAAACCTCGCCACCACCACAACCCGCAACCCCGACAAGCGAAACCGCCTCCCCCAACCCGGACGAAGTGACCTCCGTAGCAATGTCGGAAATTCAGTTCATCGGCACCGACGGACACTCCCCACCAGCCTGA
- the ligD gene encoding non-homologous end-joining DNA ligase, with protein MPITRTKPAVRNAAYAPMLATLGTPPQGTGRAVEVKADGQRGTIVVADGAVTVFSRNGTDVTRTFPELAGITAAIGDRRVVLDGEIVALDAQGRPSFTRLQRRWPQQRRPGADLVRSVPVRFWAFDILHADGNDVTEQPYTRRRDLLDDLTVVDKSRVLTVPRPMLGVTPSDALDAVAAHGMEGVVVKELDSPYRPGERSPYWIKVPIRASIELTIVGYWNAGGPGGRTRVGSLLVAGHDQTGDLMAIGQVGTGFSDLTRRTLHAQLQPLRCSTAPVANHVDVPGVRFVQPQLVAEVAYREYVAGRWLRHTSFKGLRPSNPSQTLLPTPA; from the coding sequence GTGCCCATCACCAGGACCAAGCCAGCCGTGCGCAACGCCGCGTACGCGCCGATGCTGGCCACCCTGGGCACCCCGCCACAGGGCACCGGACGGGCCGTGGAAGTGAAAGCCGACGGCCAGCGCGGCACGATCGTCGTGGCCGACGGCGCCGTCACCGTGTTCTCCCGCAACGGCACCGACGTCACCCGCACGTTCCCCGAGCTGGCCGGCATCACCGCGGCGATCGGTGACCGCCGCGTCGTGCTCGACGGTGAAATCGTCGCCCTCGACGCTCAAGGGCGGCCGTCGTTCACCCGGCTACAGCGGCGCTGGCCTCAGCAGCGCCGGCCCGGCGCGGACCTCGTACGCTCGGTTCCCGTCCGATTCTGGGCGTTCGACATCCTGCACGCCGACGGCAACGACGTCACCGAGCAGCCCTACACCCGCCGCCGGGACCTGCTCGACGACCTCACGGTGGTCGACAAATCGCGGGTACTCACCGTGCCGCGCCCCATGCTCGGCGTCACCCCCTCCGACGCGCTGGACGCCGTAGCCGCGCACGGGATGGAGGGTGTGGTCGTCAAGGAACTCGACTCGCCGTACCGGCCGGGGGAGCGCAGCCCCTACTGGATCAAGGTCCCGATCCGAGCCAGTATCGAGCTGACAATCGTCGGGTACTGGAACGCCGGCGGTCCAGGCGGACGCACCCGCGTCGGGTCCCTGCTCGTCGCCGGACACGACCAGACCGGCGACCTGATGGCCATCGGCCAAGTCGGCACCGGCTTCAGCGACCTCACGCGCCGGACCCTGCACGCCCAGCTGCAGCCGCTGCGATGCTCGACCGCCCCTGTCGCCAACCACGTCGACGTGCCCGGCGTGCGCTTCGTGCAGCCCCAGCTCGTCGCCGAGGTCGCCTACCGCGAGTACGTCGCGGGTCGATGGCTCCGACACACCAGCTTCAAGGGCCTGCGGCCCTCAAATCCCAGCCAGACACTGCTGCCCACCCCCGCGTAG
- a CDS encoding FtsK/SpoIIIE domain-containing protein, which produces MAPSGKTVPAKSSSSAAAPSGRPYATSGAELNRPYVPGESAAEQKQAAESWRWILMAALAVAVVLGYTKVWPAAQEFLYRPSPARDYLLPPSPEPLYVIAGVGVGWFWILFIAAPVVAAVLAALWWAMLSWSNHRARSGHIGQVRPGQHWTGEQYPTVPLILAGAAVLLAASGVLLRWAAPSATHLPGRLLVVAVLVTAAFGFWQYARWAYARGLVTRQINKITFLISPALGWPDLRAGRVRVERCAHPRGKPAFPKVIKLLYGQHPRSVGEELTAEIAAVLHEVTRRTYVFEHDPLARALTATETVVVEEDVVVDAESVLAPLVASWFDAAAQIASVTVDKPAPVLDSAVSTVAHGEGTMNPQLDMDDELAARSASTGNDAIAARIREFTVGFAYNLKVSSAFRRGAIEGMVSDSLGGSWEAEWSMASRRVRFVRSPGLPTMVDPPLDFPDVTRASVRSLYKNTVIPFGIDAYGNVVGWDFKQSPHFLIAGATSTGKTSVLMTIATQCARRGFNVVWVDPKGFDSPGMRSWPNVSLVTAGTDEDGLVGHTAALRLIADTMTDRLSQVKINPNRADDFDPIIVITDEFSNLAVALGQFYKTYKTSKERGEPPTATDIGILLRTARAVGIHMALGIQRPDTMFIAGEARDNTALRVAMGRLRSKDAAIMMFNDAVAGTRLQPGIKGRGTVQLPDGSFREMQAFYTPRVPATEEQDAALTDHERAILTELQNVDSFWPRRVVDSALRGYDPEDDEQEMSFKMIRESPVVLASDRPDLDPLHPSYVRPMMALRRPTMDDEHGDTSEDLPATHPSPATGPDGAAKPAPFNEAVDGFDDEYLPTVDDEYGPPIPVSANELQHGDLVNIGDIDGVMDWKYVHAEPYLTDDVDGGDRLVIPYRDLDDGRHAGDIDVDPYEVMQARQLHMH; this is translated from the coding sequence ATGGCTCCCAGCGGCAAAACCGTGCCCGCCAAGTCGTCTTCATCGGCCGCTGCGCCGAGCGGCCGGCCCTACGCAACCAGCGGCGCCGAACTGAACCGGCCTTACGTCCCCGGCGAGAGCGCCGCCGAGCAGAAGCAGGCCGCCGAGAGCTGGCGCTGGATCCTGATGGCCGCTCTCGCCGTGGCCGTGGTTCTGGGCTACACCAAGGTGTGGCCGGCCGCCCAAGAGTTCCTTTACCGTCCCTCACCAGCGCGGGACTACCTGCTACCGCCGTCACCTGAGCCGTTGTACGTCATCGCCGGCGTTGGTGTCGGGTGGTTCTGGATCCTATTCATCGCCGCCCCGGTGGTCGCCGCGGTCCTGGCCGCACTGTGGTGGGCCATGTTGTCCTGGTCCAACCATCGTGCCCGTTCCGGGCATATCGGGCAGGTGCGCCCGGGACAGCACTGGACCGGCGAGCAGTACCCCACCGTGCCGCTCATCCTGGCCGGCGCCGCTGTGCTTTTGGCGGCCTCCGGTGTGCTGCTGCGCTGGGCGGCACCCTCCGCCACGCATCTGCCGGGCCGGCTTCTGGTGGTGGCGGTGCTCGTCACCGCGGCGTTCGGGTTCTGGCAATACGCCCGCTGGGCCTACGCGCGTGGCCTGGTCACCCGTCAAATCAACAAGATCACCTTTCTGATCTCGCCGGCGCTGGGGTGGCCGGATCTGCGGGCTGGGCGCGTGCGCGTCGAACGCTGCGCCCATCCCCGCGGGAAACCGGCGTTCCCCAAGGTGATCAAGCTGCTCTACGGTCAGCACCCCCGATCGGTCGGCGAAGAGCTCACTGCCGAGATCGCCGCAGTTCTGCACGAAGTCACCAGGCGCACCTACGTTTTCGAGCACGATCCCTTGGCGCGGGCGCTGACCGCGACCGAGACCGTCGTGGTCGAAGAGGACGTGGTCGTCGACGCCGAGTCGGTCCTGGCGCCGCTGGTGGCGTCCTGGTTCGATGCCGCGGCTCAGATCGCCTCAGTGACTGTGGACAAGCCCGCCCCGGTATTGGACTCCGCGGTCAGCACGGTTGCTCACGGCGAGGGGACAATGAATCCGCAGCTAGACATGGACGACGAGCTGGCGGCACGGTCGGCGTCCACGGGTAACGACGCGATCGCTGCGCGGATCCGAGAGTTCACCGTCGGGTTCGCGTACAACCTCAAGGTCAGTTCGGCCTTCCGGCGCGGTGCGATCGAGGGCATGGTCTCCGACTCGCTCGGCGGATCGTGGGAAGCCGAGTGGAGCATGGCATCGCGCCGTGTCCGATTCGTCCGCAGCCCCGGCCTGCCGACCATGGTCGATCCGCCCCTGGACTTCCCAGACGTGACTCGGGCCAGCGTCCGCTCGCTCTACAAGAACACCGTCATCCCCTTCGGCATCGATGCATACGGCAACGTCGTCGGCTGGGACTTCAAACAGTCACCGCACTTCCTCATCGCCGGCGCGACCTCCACCGGTAAGACCTCGGTGCTGATGACGATCGCCACCCAGTGCGCACGCCGCGGCTTCAACGTCGTCTGGGTCGACCCGAAGGGCTTCGACTCCCCCGGCATGCGCAGCTGGCCCAACGTCTCACTGGTGACCGCCGGCACCGACGAGGACGGCCTCGTCGGTCACACCGCAGCGCTGCGCCTGATCGCCGACACCATGACCGACCGGCTGTCTCAGGTGAAGATCAACCCCAACCGCGCCGACGACTTCGATCCCATCATCGTGATCACCGATGAGTTCTCGAACCTGGCCGTCGCCCTCGGCCAGTTCTACAAGACCTACAAGACCTCCAAGGAACGCGGCGAACCACCGACCGCGACGGATATCGGAATCTTGCTGCGAACCGCCCGTGCGGTCGGCATCCACATGGCACTCGGCATCCAACGCCCGGACACCATGTTCATTGCCGGTGAGGCGCGCGACAACACCGCGCTACGCGTCGCGATGGGCCGACTGCGATCCAAAGACGCCGCCATCATGATGTTTAACGACGCGGTGGCCGGCACCAGATTGCAGCCCGGCATCAAAGGCCGTGGCACCGTGCAGCTGCCGGACGGATCGTTCCGCGAGATGCAGGCCTTCTACACGCCACGCGTGCCCGCAACCGAGGAGCAAGACGCCGCCCTGACTGACCACGAACGCGCCATCTTGACCGAGCTGCAAAACGTGGACAGTTTCTGGCCTCGCCGCGTCGTCGACAGTGCCCTGCGCGGTTACGATCCCGAGGACGACGAGCAAGAGATGTCGTTCAAGATGATCCGCGAATCGCCCGTCGTTCTGGCATCGGACCGGCCCGATCTGGATCCCCTGCACCCGTCCTATGTGCGGCCGATGATGGCACTTCGCCGGCCAACGATGGACGACGAGCACGGCGACACAAGCGAAGACCTGCCAGCGACGCATCCGAGTCCTGCAACCGGGCCGGACGGCGCAGCGAAACCGGCGCCTTTCAACGAGGCGGTAGACGGATTCGACGACGAGTATCTGCCCACCGTCGACGACGAATACGGGCCTCCTATTCCGGTGTCGGCAAACGAGCTTCAACACGGTGATCTGGTCAATATCGGTGACATTGACGGTGTCATGGACTGGAAGTACGTTCACGCTGAGCCCTACCTCACCGATGACGTTGACGGTGGTGACCGGCTGGTGATCCCGTATCGGGACCTCGACGACGGCCGCCATGCGGGCGACATCGACGTCGATCCCTACGAAGTGATGCAGGCTCGGCAACTGCATATGCACTAG
- a CDS encoding type II toxin-antitoxin system Phd/YefM family antitoxin, with translation MKSYGVRELRQNAAMVLREVAAGETVEITNNGHPVAQMIPASYDPWTALIASKEVTAARSSVTDILKRPPRPYRQTTSTAVPRDDR, from the coding sequence ATGAAGAGCTACGGTGTCCGTGAACTGCGCCAGAATGCAGCCATGGTCCTACGCGAGGTGGCCGCCGGCGAAACCGTCGAGATCACCAACAACGGACACCCCGTCGCGCAGATGATCCCCGCCTCCTACGACCCCTGGACCGCGCTTATCGCCAGCAAGGAAGTCACCGCCGCGCGCAGCAGCGTCACCGACATCCTCAAACGCCCACCCCGCCCGTACCGCCAGACCACCAGCACCGCCGTCCCACGGGACGACCGGTGA
- a CDS encoding cutinase family protein, with the protein MTLTRRLTALVLAPAFSCTLLLHTAPAALATNCPAVDAIAVPGTTQTNPKADPDEPVGVLGNILEPLRKNAPVRMVTYYTPYPATIVGGTDGGGYRASKNAGIDATNARLKAVSRACPNTVFILTGYSQGADVAGDIAAAIGHNRGVIPANKLLGVALVADPSQAPVGQPTIGLRDPGMGFAGVRSGGFGSLLQRNGLLSICAPRDYYCNLPQGDLVMRMIGHLGSQLDAADPSGSAQKLATIFMGGLIAPAAAAINQILQLVNDPNLIPNLISRGVAFAQALAQQLFYLAGPQVAGAATNLVNAVTNVINLVTSRAWAAIPAAITTIATTASSVGAALAQMKDRTTTINVSGFGPVGAGISQAGGVNIGDLAAAVLDAISIATGGVGSQSTGMFGPTFSQFSAANVAQAVKRFAAFIEGGFHENYATTPLDKAGHTGTQIVQRYFVNQINKLV; encoded by the coding sequence ATGACTCTCACCCGCCGCCTTACCGCTCTGGTGCTCGCGCCAGCCTTCAGCTGCACCCTGCTGCTGCACACAGCCCCCGCCGCGCTGGCCACCAACTGCCCTGCCGTGGATGCCATCGCCGTTCCCGGCACCACCCAAACCAACCCGAAGGCCGATCCGGACGAGCCCGTAGGTGTCCTCGGCAACATCCTGGAGCCGCTGCGCAAGAACGCTCCCGTACGGATGGTCACCTACTACACGCCCTATCCCGCGACCATCGTCGGCGGCACAGATGGCGGGGGGTACCGCGCATCCAAGAACGCCGGTATCGATGCCACCAACGCCCGCCTCAAAGCCGTCTCCCGCGCCTGCCCCAACACTGTTTTCATCCTTACCGGCTATAGCCAGGGCGCCGACGTCGCCGGTGACATCGCTGCTGCCATCGGACACAACCGCGGCGTCATCCCCGCCAATAAGCTGCTCGGCGTCGCACTGGTCGCTGACCCCTCCCAGGCCCCCGTCGGACAACCCACCATCGGCCTCCGAGACCCCGGCATGGGGTTCGCCGGCGTCCGCTCCGGAGGCTTCGGATCACTGCTGCAGCGCAACGGACTGCTCTCCATCTGCGCCCCCCGGGACTACTACTGCAACCTGCCTCAGGGCGACCTCGTGATGCGCATGATCGGCCACCTCGGATCCCAACTCGACGCCGCCGACCCTTCCGGGTCCGCACAGAAGCTCGCCACCATCTTCATGGGCGGTCTCATTGCCCCCGCCGCCGCTGCCATCAACCAGATCCTGCAGCTGGTCAACGACCCCAACCTGATCCCCAACCTGATCAGCCGCGGCGTCGCCTTCGCCCAGGCCCTCGCTCAGCAGCTGTTTTACCTAGCCGGCCCCCAGGTTGCCGGTGCCGCCACCAACCTCGTCAACGCCGTCACCAACGTCATCAACCTGGTGACCTCCCGCGCGTGGGCGGCCATCCCCGCCGCCATCACCACCATCGCCACCACCGCCAGCAGCGTCGGCGCTGCTCTCGCACAGATGAAGGACCGCACCACCACCATCAATGTGAGCGGCTTCGGCCCCGTCGGAGCGGGCATCTCCCAAGCTGGCGGGGTCAACATCGGGGACCTGGCCGCCGCCGTGCTCGACGCCATCAGCATCGCCACCGGCGGCGTCGGCAGCCAGTCCACCGGCATGTTCGGACCCACCTTCTCCCAGTTCTCCGCGGCCAACGTCGCCCAGGCCGTCAAGCGCTTCGCCGCGTTCATCGAAGGCGGATTCCACGAGAACTACGCCACCACGCCGCTGGACAAGGCCGGCCACACCGGCACTCAGATCGTGCAGCGCTACTTCGTCAACCAGATCAACAAGCTCGTCTGA
- a CDS encoding PIN domain-containing protein, with translation MIYLDPTALMKLIDEAPESAALTAYLSAHTDTRWITCALSRAELLRAMAALPPDATGHAHHVLAGLDTVAVTERLLDAAVALTPSPARTVDALHIASALSAGPRLRTLVTYDPQLADAAAGHHITTVSPGGESP, from the coding sequence GTGATCTATCTCGACCCCACCGCCCTCATGAAACTCATCGACGAAGCACCCGAATCCGCCGCCCTAACCGCATACCTCAGCGCGCACACCGACACCCGATGGATCACCTGCGCGCTGTCACGAGCCGAGCTGCTCCGCGCCATGGCCGCGCTACCTCCAGACGCCACCGGGCATGCCCACCACGTCCTGGCCGGACTCGACACCGTGGCCGTCACCGAGCGCCTCCTCGACGCCGCCGTGGCGCTTACCCCCAGCCCTGCACGCACCGTCGACGCACTGCACATCGCATCGGCCCTGAGCGCCGGACCACGACTGCGCACCCTCGTCACCTACGACCCCCAACTCGCCGACGCCGCAGCCGGCCATCACATCACCACCGTCAGCCCCGGAGGGGAATCACCGTGA
- a CDS encoding ATP-binding protein has translation MANQLDQNLQPTVSIFGNLRRLHDGSIWADYRITGLPYGYTSDQRKYDTLVHHKNLFRALPNNAVISGLIAAMNPDEILARAIAGTDVNAMPMWREECEGKHDFFSSAVRPTERIFTVSFPVVDSDVVTDLTGLGTAGRRSRERDRAEMAKAADLAASMVSRLPSVFGFEPMTPSQMVWLWNHALSRGGAPEVFPTSIPSNVSSPAGAFSMAEFDEGERRSEGKRWRPSSFAPLVKITQPGRIGATESWQTLLAIEALPLEGLQFPGSEFFTIADRVADFDIDWAVRISKTPREQAISRNTKNLRKLTEQVDERDSEISFAQNTLHEQVLLLSEYNGHLESNDDEIEVSLCPIFSVAGTTRAICEDGALKLVQAFERNRIKVVAPLGGQRELWAAMNPGGTSMRAVADFSHVTISEYAAASVPCATNDVGDVRGPIFALNLSGRRNQPVHLEWFREASRDASPSVAFAGELGAGKTWAIVTLLFHLVDIGGQYLAIDRTDQGEYAAPTRTLPNSVVVDMMRPQWSMDPLRIFPSDIGVDKAVDLLTPLFGCTADSPQGLTLGELLRPELGVRSIPDMLAVLQRGMDTGGMPDGKKALPAGWAELHRHLDYWSRKRYAAALMDPNLPPLNLNAEGIVIRTNRVEVPTAEEVASGDPIDPSKVFGRAIYGLSTEIGRQAFGSNRRRMGAVVMDEAYHVTSTPRGLASVTRIVRDGRKDNTALILGSHDPVSDYPAGTALDLIPIRIVMRHRDESLAKRSLKWLGIDPDKNPHIVTDLTKNTAPKGSNNKVIPGREGEGYLRDARGAIGRIKVLGPSSQMRREAMSTTPPEQSDVA, from the coding sequence ATGGCCAACCAGCTCGACCAGAACCTACAGCCCACCGTGTCGATCTTCGGCAACCTGCGCCGCCTGCATGACGGATCCATATGGGCCGACTACCGGATCACCGGACTGCCCTACGGCTACACCAGCGATCAGCGCAAGTACGACACCCTCGTTCACCACAAGAACCTGTTCCGCGCACTGCCGAACAATGCGGTGATCTCGGGGCTGATCGCAGCCATGAACCCCGACGAGATCCTGGCGCGCGCCATCGCCGGTACCGACGTCAACGCGATGCCCATGTGGCGCGAGGAGTGCGAGGGCAAGCACGACTTCTTCTCCTCGGCGGTGCGGCCCACCGAACGCATCTTCACAGTGTCGTTCCCCGTCGTGGACTCCGATGTCGTCACCGACCTGACCGGGCTGGGCACCGCGGGTCGCCGCTCCCGAGAGCGCGACCGCGCCGAGATGGCCAAGGCTGCCGATCTCGCCGCGTCGATGGTGTCGCGCTTGCCGTCGGTGTTCGGGTTCGAGCCCATGACCCCCTCGCAGATGGTGTGGCTGTGGAACCACGCCCTCTCCCGCGGCGGCGCACCGGAAGTGTTTCCCACCTCCATCCCGTCGAACGTGTCCTCGCCCGCGGGTGCGTTCTCGATGGCCGAGTTCGACGAGGGGGAACGCCGAAGCGAAGGCAAGCGGTGGCGACCCAGCAGCTTCGCGCCGCTGGTGAAGATCACCCAGCCCGGCCGCATCGGCGCCACTGAATCGTGGCAGACGCTGCTGGCGATCGAAGCGCTCCCCTTAGAGGGGCTTCAGTTTCCCGGCTCGGAGTTCTTCACGATCGCCGACCGGGTGGCTGACTTCGATATCGACTGGGCGGTGCGGATCAGCAAGACGCCGCGCGAACAGGCGATCTCACGCAACACCAAGAACCTTCGCAAGCTCACCGAGCAGGTCGATGAACGCGACAGCGAGATTTCCTTCGCGCAAAACACGCTCCACGAACAGGTGCTGCTACTCAGCGAGTACAACGGCCACCTGGAAAGCAACGACGACGAGATCGAGGTGTCGTTGTGCCCGATCTTCTCCGTCGCCGGAACCACCCGAGCCATCTGCGAAGACGGCGCCCTCAAACTGGTCCAGGCCTTCGAGCGCAACCGCATCAAGGTGGTCGCGCCCCTAGGCGGTCAACGCGAGCTGTGGGCGGCGATGAACCCCGGCGGCACCAGCATGCGCGCCGTCGCGGACTTCTCGCACGTGACGATCAGCGAGTACGCCGCGGCCAGCGTGCCGTGCGCCACCAACGACGTCGGCGACGTCCGAGGTCCGATCTTCGCGCTGAACCTGTCCGGCCGGCGCAATCAGCCGGTACACCTCGAATGGTTCCGCGAAGCCTCCCGCGATGCATCGCCGTCGGTCGCCTTCGCTGGCGAACTCGGCGCCGGCAAGACGTGGGCGATCGTGACACTGCTGTTCCATCTCGTCGACATCGGTGGGCAGTACCTGGCGATCGACCGCACCGATCAAGGGGAGTACGCGGCGCCGACCAGAACGCTGCCCAACTCCGTGGTCGTCGACATGATGCGGCCGCAGTGGTCGATGGATCCGCTGCGGATCTTCCCGTCAGACATCGGCGTCGACAAGGCCGTCGACCTGCTCACGCCGCTGTTCGGCTGCACCGCCGACTCGCCGCAGGGGCTGACCCTCGGCGAGTTGCTCCGCCCCGAACTCGGGGTGCGATCCATTCCCGACATGCTGGCCGTCCTGCAGCGCGGTATGGACACCGGCGGCATGCCCGACGGCAAAAAGGCGTTGCCGGCGGGCTGGGCCGAACTGCACCGGCACCTGGACTACTGGTCGCGCAAGCGCTACGCCGCGGCCCTGATGGACCCCAACCTGCCGCCGCTGAACCTCAACGCCGAGGGCATCGTCATCCGCACTAACCGCGTGGAAGTGCCGACCGCCGAAGAGGTGGCCAGTGGTGACCCGATCGACCCGAGCAAGGTGTTCGGCCGTGCCATCTACGGGTTGTCCACCGAGATCGGCCGGCAGGCGTTCGGCTCCAACCGTCGCCGCATGGGCGCCGTCGTCATGGACGAGGCCTACCACGTGACCTCGACCCCACGCGGGCTCGCCAGCGTCACCCGCATCGTTCGTGACGGCCGCAAGGACAACACCGCCCTGATCCTGGGCAGCCACGACCCGGTGTCCGACTACCCCGCCGGCACCGCGCTCGATCTGATCCCGATCCGCATCGTCATGCGCCACCGCGACGAGTCGTTGGCCAAACGCTCCTTGAAGTGGCTGGGCATCGACCCGGACAAAAACCCGCACATCGTCACCGACCTCACCAAGAACACCGCCCCAAAAGGCAGCAACAACAAGGTGATCCCCGGCCGAGAAGGCGAGGGCTACCTGCGTGACGCGCGCGGCGCCATCGGCCGAATCAAGGTTCTCGGCCCGTCCTCGCAGATGCGCCGGGAGGCGATGAGCACCACTCCCCCAGAGCAGTCCGACGTCGCATAA